In a single window of the Thermofilum uzonense genome:
- a CDS encoding 5-oxoprolinase subunit C family protein, translating into MMIVVQRALGAFISPNPLASHDKFAHAVSNALALNSLTGPAFEVKTGELELEFDSKTLVAFAGDSEVYVDGRRVEPWAAYFAKERVTLKTTGRAYISVRGLRGSIRRKQVLKSGEAYPLEQLNGINESDLRALRVPSTLRFANGDWLEAVARIQRHLGMVLEAVRKGAEQVKVRVGGGEFEVWVLELS; encoded by the coding sequence ATGATGATCGTAGTACAGAGAGCCCTGGGTGCATTCATTTCACCGAATCCCTTGGCTTCCCATGACAAATTTGCACATGCGGTTTCCAATGCACTTGCCCTTAACAGTTTAACGGGACCCGCCTTCGAGGTAAAAACTGGGGAGCTTGAACTAGAGTTTGACTCTAAAACGCTCGTCGCTTTCGCGGGGGATTCAGAGGTATATGTCGACGGTAGGAGAGTCGAGCCCTGGGCAGCCTACTTTGCTAAAGAGAGGGTAACTTTGAAAACTACGGGAAGGGCATATATCTCGGTTCGCGGGTTAAGGGGAAGCATTAGAAGAAAACAGGTTTTGAAAAGCGGAGAAGCTTACCCCCTAGAACAGTTGAACGGCATTAATGAAAGCGATCTAAGAGCGCTAAGGGTTCCATCCACGCTTCGCTTTGCTAATGGAGACTGGCTCGAGGCAGTCGCTAGGATTCAAAGACACCTGGGAATGGTTTTGGAGGCGGTTAGGAAGGGCGCTGAACAAGTAAAGGTTCGCGTTGGTGGCGGAGAGTTTGAGGTGTGGGTCTTAGAGCTTTCCTAG
- a CDS encoding methylated-DNA--[protein]-cysteine S-methyltransferase — MFEYKCMQTPIGELCFLLKGHMVHALHKSGVVNPPKNAEAGTHASLLEEELHEYFQGIRRSFSFKPVVTGSTVRIRVLQEVMRIPYGRLTTYKAIAEKASTTPRVVASVLRSNHVLLLIPCHRVISSTGDIGGYVLGRETKKYLLMLEKAL, encoded by the coding sequence ATGTTCGAGTATAAGTGCATGCAGACCCCCATTGGCGAGCTCTGCTTCTTGTTAAAAGGCCACATGGTTCATGCTCTTCACAAGAGTGGAGTAGTTAATCCCCCGAAGAACGCTGAAGCAGGCACACATGCCTCACTCCTCGAAGAGGAGCTCCACGAATACTTCCAGGGTATAAGAAGATCGTTCAGTTTCAAACCAGTTGTTACGGGGTCCACGGTCAGGATTAGAGTGCTGCAAGAAGTAATGAGAATTCCCTATGGAAGGTTAACCACGTACAAGGCTATTGCTGAAAAAGCTTCAACGACTCCCAGGGTTGTTGCTAGCGTTCTCAGAAGTAATCATGTATTGCTACTTATACCTTGCCACAGGGTAATATCTTCCACAGGAGACATTGGCGGCTACGTACTTGGAAGAGAAACGAAGAAATACCTCTTAATGCTCGAGAAAGCTCTATAA
- a CDS encoding acyl-CoA carboxylase subunit beta encodes MPSRIEDLLRRRSETQRVSEERARTLHEQGKLTVIERLNLLLDPDSLIPIGRYVLHRATGFGMELRKAYGDGVIAGLGSVNGRRVAVYAQDFTFMGGSVGEMHAYKIARTIETAVKLGIPVIGLNDSGGARIQEGVDSLKGYGDIFYRNVMASGVVPQIVAILGPCAGGAVYSPALADFIIMTRKSYMFITGPKVVKASIGEDISTEELGGAEVHASKSGVAHFVVEDDREAVNLIKKLISYLPSNNAEDPPFLETKDSPYREDPTLDSIVPEDPAKPYDVREIIGRVFDYESFLEVHANFAQNAVVGFARLGGHGVCVVANQPAVMAGSLDIDSSDKISRFVTFCDSFNFPIITFVDVPGFLPGSFQEHHGVIRHGAKIIYAYADATVPKITVILRKAYGGAYIAMGSKHLGADFVLAWPTAEIAVMGPEGAIEIIYKKELESAENPEELAKTFVEKYRNEIANPYVPASRGYVDDVIIPRETRAYLYKLLTFLMDKREKQPRPPRKHGVPPV; translated from the coding sequence ATGCCAAGTAGAATAGAGGATCTTCTTAGAAGAAGAAGTGAGACTCAACGCGTGAGCGAGGAGCGAGCGAGGACGTTGCACGAGCAGGGAAAGCTTACAGTTATAGAAAGGCTAAACTTGCTACTCGATCCTGACTCACTCATCCCTATCGGGAGGTATGTTCTCCATAGAGCAACTGGTTTCGGAATGGAGTTAAGGAAAGCTTATGGCGACGGTGTAATTGCTGGGCTGGGATCCGTTAATGGTAGACGTGTGGCAGTGTATGCTCAGGACTTCACCTTTATGGGTGGAAGCGTAGGAGAGATGCATGCCTACAAGATAGCCAGAACAATTGAGACAGCCGTGAAGCTGGGCATCCCGGTAATAGGACTTAACGATTCGGGCGGCGCGCGCATACAGGAGGGTGTTGATTCCCTTAAAGGCTACGGAGATATCTTCTATAGGAACGTTATGGCCAGCGGTGTTGTTCCGCAGATAGTCGCAATACTGGGTCCTTGTGCTGGAGGAGCAGTTTACAGTCCAGCTTTAGCGGATTTCATCATCATGACGAGGAAAAGCTACATGTTCATAACGGGACCGAAAGTTGTGAAAGCCTCGATTGGTGAGGATATCTCGACGGAAGAGCTTGGGGGAGCTGAGGTTCATGCTTCAAAGAGTGGGGTTGCACACTTCGTAGTTGAAGACGACAGAGAGGCTGTAAATCTAATCAAGAAACTCATCAGCTACCTTCCAAGTAATAACGCTGAAGATCCTCCTTTTCTCGAGACTAAAGACTCTCCTTACAGGGAGGATCCTACGCTCGATTCAATTGTTCCAGAGGACCCAGCAAAGCCCTATGATGTTAGAGAGATTATCGGTAGAGTTTTCGATTATGAAAGCTTCCTGGAGGTGCACGCGAACTTTGCTCAAAACGCTGTTGTGGGCTTCGCCCGGCTTGGAGGGCATGGGGTGTGCGTCGTAGCGAACCAGCCTGCAGTTATGGCCGGCAGCCTTGATATAGACTCCTCCGATAAGATCAGCAGATTCGTTACATTTTGCGACTCTTTTAATTTCCCGATCATCACCTTTGTTGATGTTCCTGGGTTTTTGCCCGGAAGCTTTCAGGAACATCACGGCGTGATAAGGCATGGTGCAAAAATCATCTATGCATATGCGGATGCTACGGTACCTAAAATAACAGTTATACTCAGGAAGGCTTACGGAGGAGCATACATTGCTATGGGAAGCAAGCATCTAGGTGCGGACTTCGTTTTAGCTTGGCCAACAGCCGAGATAGCAGTGATGGGCCCTGAGGGCGCCATAGAGATAATATACAAGAAAGAGCTAGAGAGCGCCGAGAACCCCGAGGAGCTCGCAAAAACATTCGTTGAAAAATACCGTAACGAGATCGCTAATCCATATGTGCCCGCCAGCAGAGGATATGTTGACGACGTTATTATCCCTCGAGAAACGCGTGCCTACCTTTACAAGCTTCTAACATTCCTTATGGATAAAAGGGAAAAACAGCCGAGGCCGCCGCGCAAGCATGGAGTCCCGCCGGTGTAG
- a CDS encoding phosphoadenosine phosphosulfate reductase domain-containing protein, with the protein MMEAYPVFQGLRRTHYIRTFGDYVELLWDNKVTHYLWSGELGFRTLGNSNFLKAVYEDPMPLHLELRENFLEKRLVKAQEQLGRVLEGKTVMADLSGGKDSTAQLILLDRLREKIRFNLIAVYVHMPYLEPLENISFAERVAERIGVPFYYKEADRGMIRYFLQRDSLPKRGDRWCTYLKSKALREARKELKADFEAKGDRMLESGKRMKKLKNMAIKTSFIHGKTLNLIYDFSAAETAKIVKEHHLVHPHYLQGIPRVSCRFCPYRGLYEIQASKNQEVEDEGFLEDSARTHFRRYYSMIVPWDIFWELSLWRFQPSLARLRLQEMRNVDYGEFVSITDVRRMLASMWEVL; encoded by the coding sequence ATGATGGAGGCCTACCCGGTTTTTCAGGGTTTACGCAGGACTCATTACATTAGAACCTTTGGAGACTATGTAGAGCTTCTTTGGGACAATAAGGTAACTCATTACCTGTGGAGTGGCGAGCTAGGATTCAGAACCTTAGGTAACAGCAATTTCCTTAAAGCGGTTTATGAAGACCCCATGCCACTGCACTTAGAGTTACGAGAAAATTTCCTAGAAAAACGTCTAGTTAAGGCACAAGAGCAACTCGGAAGAGTATTGGAGGGAAAAACAGTTATGGCCGACCTGAGCGGAGGTAAGGACAGCACCGCCCAACTCATTCTTCTAGACAGACTAAGAGAAAAGATAAGGTTCAATTTAATTGCCGTTTACGTTCATATGCCTTATCTAGAGCCCCTGGAAAACATATCCTTCGCGGAGAGAGTAGCCGAGAGGATCGGGGTGCCTTTCTATTACAAGGAGGCGGATCGAGGAATGATCAGGTACTTTCTACAACGTGATAGTCTTCCAAAGAGGGGAGACCGGTGGTGTACCTACTTGAAGTCAAAAGCGCTCCGAGAGGCCCGTAAAGAGCTTAAAGCTGACTTCGAGGCTAAGGGTGATCGAATGCTTGAATCGGGTAAGAGAATGAAAAAATTGAAAAACATGGCCATTAAAACGAGTTTCATACATGGAAAGACATTGAATCTCATTTATGATTTCTCAGCTGCCGAGACGGCAAAGATAGTGAAGGAGCATCATCTTGTACATCCTCACTATCTACAAGGAATACCCCGCGTCTCGTGCAGGTTTTGCCCGTATAGAGGACTGTACGAGATCCAAGCATCTAAGAATCAAGAGGTTGAAGACGAAGGATTCCTCGAGGACTCTGCCAGAACTCATTTCAGAAGATACTACTCTATGATTGTTCCATGGGACATTTTTTGGGAGCTATCCTTATGGAGGTTCCAACCAAGTCTCGCACGTTTAAGGCTTCAAGAAATGAGAAACGTTGATTATGGTGAGTTTGTGTCCATCACGGATGTTAGGAGGATGTTAGCTAGTATGTGGGAGGTTCTATGA
- a CDS encoding cation-translocating P-type ATPase: MSSEKNWHSMPVEEVFKMLDTSPSGLSQEEARRRLEVYGYNRLEEEKKVSPLKLFIEQFKNPLTALLLFATILSLLIGETLDAVVIIVLVLAGALLGFYQEYRAERALEALKKMSSPQATVIRDGVIKVVSSEEVVPGDIIVLSAGDKIAADARLIETVDLRVDEAILTGESAPVDKETGILEVDTPLAERTNMVFAGTAVVYGKGKGVVVATGTNTELGKIAESLQEVKTEKTPLEKQLDMLGKVLLILMVIVATIVSLVGMFYWKMRLIDLILWAVSLAVAAVPEALPVIVTGSLAIGVYKMAKRKAIVRKLPAVETLGSTTYICSDKTGTMTKGEMTVVKAWIFDQEIEVTGTGYQPVGKLLSNKEPVNISENKALELLLLNAFNNNDAQLVQEDSKWTLRGDTTEGALKVFALKAGINQSLERIGEIPFSSERKRMSTLHPWREFNVMFVKGATEIILQLSSKIMLPSGKLFDINEDIRERIMKVNDDFARQGLRNIAFAVKFFPSEKNVIKEEDEGDLIFLGIAALIDPPRPEVYPALETCRRAGIKVAMITGDHKLTAVTVAKQLGLLDEGDVVITGTELEKLNDNDLENMVEKIRVFARVSPEHKLRIVRALKKKNHVVAMTGDGVNDAPALKAADVGIAMGITGSEVAKEAAAMVLADDNFATIVEAIKLGREIFENIRKYLIYLLSANIAELLTPLFATFLGLPIPFTATQLLWINLITDGAPAIALSLEPGEPDLLERKPRKPNSPIFTREEIIGFLVTTPLILTISLTLLFKNLIDLGIPEVEARTTLFTTMILTELLLAYLLRSLRRPIYELSPLRNKTLILVLILSFVIQLGMLSIPIVQAALNISKISIDDFEKALIVLALIFVTVETSKAIIRILEKRQYP; encoded by the coding sequence ATGTCCAGTGAAAAAAATTGGCACTCGATGCCAGTTGAAGAAGTCTTCAAGATGCTAGATACTTCTCCTAGTGGACTTTCACAGGAAGAGGCCCGCAGAAGGCTGGAAGTTTACGGTTATAACAGGCTCGAGGAGGAGAAAAAGGTAAGCCCTTTAAAGCTATTCATTGAGCAATTTAAGAATCCTCTCACGGCTCTATTACTTTTTGCTACAATTCTATCCCTCCTTATAGGGGAGACGCTTGACGCCGTGGTCATAATTGTCCTAGTGCTTGCCGGGGCGCTATTAGGGTTTTACCAGGAATATAGGGCGGAAAGAGCCCTGGAAGCGTTGAAAAAGATGTCTTCCCCCCAGGCAACAGTAATAAGAGATGGCGTGATCAAGGTGGTTAGCTCCGAGGAAGTTGTCCCCGGAGACATCATAGTTTTAAGCGCTGGAGACAAGATAGCAGCGGATGCAAGGCTAATAGAAACTGTGGATCTACGCGTGGATGAGGCAATTCTGACCGGCGAGTCTGCTCCTGTCGACAAGGAAACTGGGATCTTGGAGGTTGATACTCCTCTAGCTGAAAGGACTAACATGGTTTTCGCAGGGACGGCTGTCGTCTACGGGAAGGGGAAGGGTGTTGTTGTAGCAACAGGCACAAACACTGAGCTAGGGAAGATAGCTGAGTCTCTTCAAGAAGTAAAAACTGAGAAAACCCCTCTAGAAAAACAGCTTGACATGCTTGGTAAAGTCCTCCTGATATTAATGGTGATCGTCGCAACCATAGTATCACTCGTGGGGATGTTTTACTGGAAAATGAGACTCATAGACTTAATTCTCTGGGCTGTAAGCCTAGCTGTGGCCGCTGTCCCAGAGGCCTTACCCGTAATCGTGACAGGTTCTCTAGCCATTGGAGTTTACAAGATGGCTAAGAGGAAAGCCATAGTACGCAAGCTCCCGGCAGTCGAAACACTAGGCTCAACAACCTACATTTGCAGCGACAAAACCGGCACAATGACGAAGGGAGAAATGACCGTTGTTAAAGCCTGGATATTCGATCAGGAAATCGAGGTTACCGGTACGGGATACCAGCCTGTTGGCAAACTCTTGAGCAACAAAGAGCCCGTTAACATTTCAGAAAACAAGGCTTTGGAGCTTCTCCTACTTAATGCATTTAACAATAATGATGCACAGCTAGTCCAGGAAGACTCCAAGTGGACATTAAGGGGGGATACTACGGAAGGCGCTCTGAAGGTTTTTGCTCTTAAGGCTGGCATTAACCAGAGCCTTGAACGTATAGGCGAGATCCCCTTCTCGTCTGAGAGAAAGAGAATGAGCACCCTACATCCATGGAGAGAGTTCAACGTGATGTTTGTCAAGGGTGCGACTGAAATTATACTTCAGCTCTCATCAAAAATAATGTTGCCAAGTGGTAAGCTCTTTGACATCAATGAGGATATTCGTGAGAGGATAATGAAGGTAAACGATGATTTTGCAAGGCAAGGATTAAGAAACATTGCTTTTGCCGTGAAGTTCTTCCCATCCGAGAAGAATGTGATAAAGGAGGAGGATGAAGGGGATCTCATATTTTTAGGTATTGCCGCCCTTATTGATCCTCCACGCCCCGAAGTCTATCCGGCTCTTGAAACGTGCCGAAGAGCCGGTATCAAAGTAGCTATGATAACCGGTGATCATAAGCTCACAGCCGTCACCGTCGCGAAGCAGCTTGGTTTGCTCGATGAGGGCGATGTGGTGATTACTGGAACTGAACTCGAGAAACTCAACGACAATGATCTTGAGAACATGGTTGAGAAGATAAGGGTGTTTGCCCGAGTTTCCCCCGAGCATAAATTAAGGATAGTTAGAGCACTGAAGAAAAAGAATCACGTTGTAGCCATGACGGGTGACGGTGTGAACGACGCCCCCGCTTTAAAGGCTGCCGATGTAGGAATCGCTATGGGTATCACAGGCAGTGAGGTTGCGAAGGAGGCAGCAGCTATGGTCTTAGCCGATGATAATTTTGCAACAATTGTAGAGGCTATTAAGCTAGGACGCGAGATATTCGAGAACATAAGAAAATATCTAATATACTTATTATCCGCTAACATAGCCGAGTTGCTGACACCATTATTTGCAACTTTCCTAGGTCTCCCCATACCCTTCACAGCGACACAACTGCTCTGGATTAATTTGATTACAGATGGCGCACCCGCAATAGCGTTAAGCCTCGAGCCGGGCGAGCCCGACTTATTAGAGAGAAAGCCCCGTAAGCCCAACTCTCCTATCTTTACGCGAGAAGAAATCATCGGTTTTCTGGTAACCACACCGTTGATTCTAACCATCAGTCTGACATTGTTGTTCAAGAACCTCATAGATCTTGGTATCCCCGAAGTAGAGGCCCGCACAACGCTCTTCACAACCATGATCCTAACAGAGTTATTGCTAGCTTATCTCTTAAGATCCCTGCGTAGACCAATATATGAGCTCTCGCCGCTCCGCAATAAGACTCTAATCTTAGTCTTGATACTGTCCTTCGTTATACAACTCGGGATGCTCAGCATTCCTATTGTACAAGCAGCCTTAAACATCTCGAAGATCTCAATTGATGACTTTGAAAAAGCCCTAATTGTCTTAGCTTTAATATTTGTCACCGTGGAGACTTCCAAGGCAATTATTAGGATTTTGGAAAAAAGACAATATCCGTGA
- a CDS encoding ArsA family ATPase, with protein sequence MPVLVSFWGKGGVGKTTISSAFALRLAQKGFRVYLISTDFVPSLSDVLDVDLSDGPKEVSRGLIVEQLTEEKIVELWKERFGEEVYRVASSIFPVDREIIDYVARAPGIVEEFTLYYVWHRFSTMNVDVVVWDTMATGGGIRMLRIEKEFYDHLGEAAKLYLKVKGVLDKIRRGESEPLVLIESWRRLAEDVFSFLRSKEHRAVLVSRPLRIDLNVARKIYAELKDTGIPLKALIVNMVSNQNKDILLSFEEEFKSKLGLITIPQRDSSPLGLDALSQLFSPEVWNMLQELVLFS encoded by the coding sequence GTGCCTGTCCTGGTTAGCTTTTGGGGGAAGGGGGGCGTAGGGAAAACAACCATCTCGTCGGCTTTCGCATTAAGACTGGCACAAAAGGGCTTCAGAGTTTATCTCATTTCGACAGACTTTGTACCCTCGTTATCAGATGTACTGGACGTGGATCTCTCAGATGGCCCAAAGGAGGTTTCCAGGGGACTTATAGTTGAACAGCTAACAGAGGAAAAAATTGTTGAACTATGGAAGGAAAGGTTCGGAGAAGAGGTATACAGGGTTGCCTCCAGCATATTCCCTGTGGATCGCGAAATAATTGATTACGTTGCTAGGGCGCCAGGAATAGTTGAAGAGTTCACCCTGTACTATGTATGGCATAGATTCTCAACGATGAACGTCGATGTTGTAGTCTGGGATACGATGGCAACAGGGGGTGGTATCAGAATGCTCAGAATCGAGAAAGAATTCTATGACCATCTTGGCGAGGCTGCTAAGCTATACCTGAAAGTAAAGGGTGTATTAGACAAGATAAGGAGGGGGGAAAGCGAGCCTCTCGTACTCATTGAGTCCTGGAGGAGGCTTGCCGAAGACGTTTTTAGCTTCCTTCGCAGCAAGGAACATAGGGCTGTCCTCGTCTCAAGACCCTTACGTATAGATTTAAACGTAGCAAGGAAGATATATGCTGAGCTTAAAGACACAGGAATTCCTTTAAAGGCGCTCATAGTAAACATGGTGAGCAATCAAAACAAGGACATCCTTCTAAGCTTTGAGGAAGAGTTCAAAAGTAAATTGGGCTTGATCACAATACCTCAAAGGGATTCCTCACCTCTAGGGCTAGACGCATTGAGCCAACTATTCTCTCCCGAAGTCTGGAATATGCTCCAAGAGTTGGTCCTATTTTCTTGA
- a CDS encoding Lrp/AsnC family transcriptional regulator, whose amino-acid sequence MDEKDITILRLLIENARLPLTKIAEKVGITDVAVKKRIKKLEKDGIIKKYTIVVEPKKVGYNGVALVGVDTEPDKVLSTANELSKKEYTTSVFITTGDHMIMVEIWAKSAEELMNIIEDIGKMEGVKKVCPAIVLDRVK is encoded by the coding sequence ATGGACGAAAAGGACATCACAATATTACGCCTGCTAATCGAGAATGCGAGATTGCCTTTAACCAAGATAGCCGAGAAAGTAGGCATAACAGATGTAGCGGTGAAAAAGAGAATAAAGAAGCTTGAAAAAGACGGAATAATCAAAAAATACACGATAGTAGTCGAGCCAAAGAAGGTGGGCTACAACGGTGTTGCTCTTGTAGGCGTAGACACCGAGCCGGACAAGGTTCTCTCGACAGCTAATGAGCTTTCAAAGAAGGAATACACAACGTCAGTCTTCATCACTACTGGGGACCACATGATTATGGTGGAGATCTGGGCCAAATCCGCAGAAGAATTGATGAATATCATTGAAGACATTGGAAAAATGGAGGGGGTCAAGAAGGTATGTCCTGCTATAGTCCTCGACAGGGTAAAGTAG
- a CDS encoding biotin/lipoyl-containing protein: MKKKFLVILDGEAFEVEVEVEEGKGSLETLLSVLQTGVVKKVESPPLGKGVISSPITGKVARITVSKGDHVGPGDVLAVIEAMKTLVEVKSNNEGMVVEIYAREGDVVKQGEPLFKVE, translated from the coding sequence ATGAAGAAAAAATTTCTAGTAATACTTGACGGCGAAGCCTTTGAGGTTGAAGTTGAGGTTGAGGAGGGTAAAGGCTCTTTGGAAACACTCCTCTCAGTGCTCCAGACAGGAGTAGTCAAGAAAGTCGAGTCACCACCCCTAGGTAAGGGCGTTATCTCGTCTCCCATTACTGGAAAAGTTGCGCGAATAACGGTGAGTAAAGGTGATCATGTGGGTCCAGGAGATGTCCTCGCCGTGATTGAGGCCATGAAGACACTCGTAGAAGTAAAGTCAAATAACGAGGGCATGGTTGTAGAGATATATGCCAGGGAAGGAGACGTCGTTAAGCAGGGAGAACCCCTTTTCAAGGTCGAGTAA
- a CDS encoding HD domain-containing protein: protein MSLWDTLEAAKWLTRTGWMMRGIPGSDAETVSQHSWEAAVIAFLIASRTKSRGVEVNPYRAATIALFHDLLEGIIGDIPRYVGSLLGEVKNDLERKALRELQVDLEVKEIIEEWLSKRSIESRIAHVADAVATYLQALRYMRNSYPRVEEIAQSMRSKAIEEAKGSVFEDITMGLILEIEKAVP, encoded by the coding sequence GTGAGCTTGTGGGATACACTGGAGGCTGCTAAATGGTTAACGCGTACAGGTTGGATGATGCGCGGTATTCCCGGCTCAGACGCTGAAACAGTCTCACAACACTCGTGGGAGGCTGCTGTTATCGCATTCCTCATAGCCTCTAGGACGAAAAGTAGAGGAGTGGAAGTAAACCCTTACAGAGCTGCCACCATAGCGCTTTTTCATGACCTCCTTGAAGGTATTATAGGGGATATACCAAGATACGTAGGAAGCCTTCTAGGAGAAGTCAAAAACGATCTCGAGAGGAAGGCGCTCAGGGAACTACAGGTGGATTTAGAAGTTAAAGAGATTATTGAGGAGTGGTTGAGTAAAAGATCAATCGAGTCTAGAATCGCACATGTGGCAGACGCGGTTGCCACTTATCTTCAAGCTCTTAGGTACATGCGTAACAGTTATCCACGTGTCGAGGAAATAGCACAATCAATGCGTAGCAAGGCAATAGAGGAGGCTAAAGGTTCAGTATTTGAAGACATAACAATGGGTTTGATTTTAGAAATTGAAAAGGCTGTACCATAG
- a CDS encoding MBL fold metallo-hydrolase yields the protein MGQLEFQGVLIEHLSHAAFKISGSGITIYVDPFEIEKESRDGDIIICTHDHYDHCSPEDVHKVSKREGVIVASVNCKSKIEKLGFTHHLLEPGNKIEVKGVTIEAVPAYNIGKRFHPRDYKGIGVIIGIGGIRIYHAGDTDYIPEMKDLKGKVDIALLPVSGTYVMTAEEAVKAALDIEPKIAVPMHYGVIVGSTADAEMFKKKLEGKVRVEII from the coding sequence ATGGGCCAACTGGAATTTCAAGGTGTTCTTATAGAGCATCTATCCCATGCGGCGTTTAAGATCTCGGGAAGTGGAATTACAATATATGTTGACCCATTCGAGATAGAAAAGGAATCCAGAGATGGTGATATTATCATCTGTACTCATGACCACTATGATCATTGTAGCCCCGAAGACGTGCATAAGGTCTCTAAACGGGAAGGAGTTATAGTCGCGAGCGTTAACTGCAAATCAAAAATAGAGAAGCTTGGCTTTACTCATCACCTGCTGGAACCTGGAAATAAGATCGAGGTTAAAGGTGTCACTATTGAAGCTGTCCCTGCCTATAATATCGGGAAACGCTTTCATCCTAGGGACTACAAAGGTATAGGAGTCATTATAGGCATTGGTGGTATTCGCATATACCATGCAGGAGACACAGATTATATTCCGGAGATGAAGGATCTGAAGGGAAAGGTTGACATCGCATTGCTTCCGGTGAGCGGTACCTATGTCATGACAGCTGAGGAAGCAGTAAAAGCTGCGCTGGACATTGAGCCGAAGATTGCAGTACCAATGCACTATGGCGTAATAGTTGGCTCTACTGCGGACGCAGAGATGTTTAAGAAAAAGCTTGAAGGAAAGGTAAGAGTAGAAATAATTTAG
- a CDS encoding glycosyltransferase: MSAREVVVEESVFKEILPVSVIIPSFRGSDRLVKLVRDLLSNNYPRLEVVVAIDEPSESIVKEVSRLKSSNVKFILNSERMGKVNALNKAIKVSAGEILIFLDDDVEIADPFFVERVVEEMRNYDIADIRKVIVAENLLGKMIYIEYTAVNFASKLMARLAQRTVAVNGAAFAIKRKALEELGLFRPIISEDFDLAIRSFLRGHRYGYIETTYVLNYPPESLRKWFKQRKRWAVGVADWLEKYYKVGFEALVKMPHVIIPGLILSLPSIVSSVLPFFLYNYTILKGFYLLLLYMSSLVSQVIPFATLISVNLQVVYLIPLMVTLGFFTLWHYIASKYVGMKSYVYLYPVYFLVYQPLWFTILLAGLIRVVVLGRKDLQDWVV, encoded by the coding sequence GTGTCTGCTAGGGAGGTCGTGGTCGAGGAGTCTGTTTTTAAGGAGATTCTTCCCGTAAGTGTAATAATACCTTCGTTTCGGGGAAGCGATAGGCTCGTAAAACTTGTTAGGGACTTGCTTAGCAATAATTATCCCAGACTCGAGGTAGTTGTTGCGATAGATGAACCTTCAGAGAGTATAGTTAAAGAAGTGTCTCGGTTAAAGAGTTCAAATGTTAAATTTATTTTAAACTCAGAAAGAATGGGAAAGGTTAACGCATTAAACAAGGCTATCAAAGTGTCTGCTGGCGAAATTCTCATATTTTTAGACGATGATGTTGAGATCGCCGACCCCTTCTTTGTTGAGAGAGTCGTGGAAGAGATGAGGAACTATGATATCGCTGATATAAGGAAGGTAATTGTTGCAGAGAACCTACTAGGTAAGATGATTTACATCGAGTATACTGCAGTGAATTTTGCTAGTAAGCTTATGGCACGTCTTGCTCAGAGAACAGTTGCTGTTAATGGGGCTGCCTTTGCCATCAAACGCAAAGCGCTTGAGGAGTTAGGTCTTTTTAGACCCATTATCTCGGAAGATTTTGACCTTGCCATTAGGAGCTTTCTTAGGGGGCATAGATACGGATACATCGAGACAACATATGTTTTAAATTACCCTCCGGAATCTCTTAGGAAATGGTTCAAACAGCGGAAGAGGTGGGCTGTGGGCGTAGCGGATTGGCTAGAGAAATACTATAAGGTGGGTTTTGAGGCGTTAGTTAAAATGCCTCACGTGATAATTCCTGGACTCATACTTTCCCTGCCATCGATCGTCTCTAGTGTACTTCCCTTCTTCCTTTATAATTATACCATCCTGAAGGGGTTCTACCTTCTCCTGCTCTACATGTCATCACTTGTTAGCCAAGTAATACCCTTTGCAACCCTGATTTCGGTGAACTTACAGGTCGTGTATCTTATTCCTCTCATGGTAACACTAGGCTTCTTCACGCTGTGGCATTACATAGCATCCAAATACGTCGGCATGAAGTCCTATGTATACCTTTATCCAGTCTACTTTCTTGTTTACCAACCTCTATGGTTTACCATTCTTCTAGCAGGCCTTATAAGGGTCGTTGTCCTGGGCCGAAAAGACCTGCAGGACTGGGTAGTCTAA